A genomic window from Halorubrum trapanicum includes:
- a CDS encoding extracellular solute-binding protein, whose product MNSDDARARSESGSADGDGSTASTDADRSAASTDADRSAASTDADATTDGGVASDETAAASSAAAGGDVPVSAFREAAERLTDGDLGARFPAEEADGEAAALAATLNEFVDGVAETVSAVDGFGDEVAGATEHVRSNVDRAKAQSDEVYAAVDDIEAAATRQRDDIAAATSELQTVSAATEEVAASADEVAETAAGVAERTDEGTDAATAAIEELRVVDERTEEALERVETLESEVAAIEDVTDLIQDIADETNILALNASIEAARAGEAGAGFEVVAEEVKSLAEEARDATSEIESSIRSVRAETDATVDEMAEMRERADEGITTAEEALEAFTDLAADVEETTSGVEEIRDATDDQATSIEAVVDAVESVGDLAEETAADAGDATAVAHAQKTSLAEVAAGASTLADRTGTLDDALDAYDADGTAADDAVVLDFWHAFGGRKARLLDEFAAEFAAETDGIAVRPSSKGSYRGVFEATLAAADRGDPPAIAHLYEIGTQRALDSGAFTPVERLLDAGGAGSVGGTDAGVGPTDAAGGPGSGFSPDDLLDPVANYYRTDGVLHSMPFNASTPVLYYDRAAFERAGLDPDDPPETFDEVRRCAERLVERGATETGITFATYSWFVEQWFAEAGEPLVDADNGRGGTPTESRLDGPVGERVYRWIADMAADGLYHDPGIEARGQAREAFHEGRAGMLIGSTSAMVDVREGASFPVGVGYFPVADERHGVVVGGGSLWVADGASTAEQRAAAAFLGWLAAPERQARWHRETGYFPVHEGAVDRLDRDGWFDENPGYRTAINQLLDAEDAVATTGARIGPFDTVRTLVAEASVDAREHGVDSAVERLADSTALQLERYAEERADGS is encoded by the coding sequence ATGAACAGCGACGACGCGAGGGCTCGTTCCGAGAGCGGTTCCGCCGACGGGGACGGCTCGACGGCATCGACGGACGCGGACCGTTCGGCGGCATCGACGGACGCGGACCGTTCGGCGGCATCGACGGACGCGGACGCGACCACCGACGGCGGGGTCGCGTCCGACGAGACGGCGGCGGCCTCCAGCGCCGCCGCGGGCGGCGACGTTCCCGTTTCGGCGTTCCGCGAGGCCGCGGAACGGTTGACCGACGGCGACCTCGGAGCGCGGTTCCCGGCCGAGGAGGCGGACGGCGAGGCGGCGGCGCTGGCGGCGACGCTCAACGAGTTCGTCGACGGGGTCGCCGAGACCGTCTCCGCCGTCGACGGCTTCGGCGACGAGGTGGCGGGCGCGACCGAACACGTCCGGTCGAACGTCGACCGCGCGAAGGCGCAGAGCGACGAGGTGTACGCCGCGGTCGACGACATCGAGGCGGCCGCGACCCGCCAGCGCGACGACATCGCGGCCGCGACGAGCGAGCTCCAGACCGTCTCGGCCGCCACCGAGGAGGTCGCCGCCTCCGCGGACGAGGTGGCCGAGACCGCGGCCGGCGTCGCCGAACGGACCGACGAGGGGACCGACGCCGCGACCGCCGCCATCGAGGAGCTCCGCGTCGTCGACGAGCGGACCGAGGAGGCCCTCGAACGGGTCGAGACGCTCGAGTCGGAGGTCGCGGCGATCGAGGACGTCACCGACCTGATCCAGGACATCGCCGACGAGACGAACATCCTCGCGCTCAACGCGTCGATCGAGGCCGCCCGCGCCGGCGAGGCCGGCGCCGGCTTCGAGGTGGTCGCCGAGGAGGTCAAGAGCCTCGCCGAGGAGGCGCGGGACGCCACGAGCGAGATCGAGTCGTCGATCCGGTCGGTGCGCGCCGAGACGGACGCGACCGTCGACGAGATGGCCGAGATGCGCGAGCGCGCCGACGAGGGGATAACCACCGCCGAGGAGGCGCTGGAGGCGTTCACCGACCTCGCCGCCGACGTCGAGGAGACGACGAGCGGCGTCGAGGAGATCCGCGACGCCACCGACGACCAGGCGACCTCGATCGAGGCGGTGGTCGACGCGGTCGAGTCGGTCGGCGACCTCGCCGAGGAGACGGCCGCCGACGCCGGCGACGCCACCGCGGTCGCGCACGCGCAGAAGACGTCGCTTGCGGAGGTGGCGGCCGGGGCGTCGACGCTCGCCGACCGGACCGGCACCCTCGACGACGCGCTCGACGCCTACGACGCGGACGGCACGGCGGCCGACGACGCGGTCGTCCTCGACTTCTGGCACGCGTTCGGCGGCCGCAAGGCCCGGCTCCTCGACGAGTTCGCGGCCGAGTTCGCCGCCGAGACTGACGGGATCGCGGTCCGGCCCTCCTCGAAGGGGAGCTACCGCGGCGTGTTCGAGGCGACGCTCGCGGCGGCGGACCGGGGCGACCCGCCAGCGATCGCGCACCTCTACGAGATCGGCACCCAGCGCGCGCTCGACAGCGGGGCGTTCACGCCCGTCGAGCGCCTCCTCGACGCGGGCGGCGCCGGCAGCGTCGGAGGGACCGACGCGGGGGTCGGGCCGACCGACGCCGCGGGCGGCCCGGGTTCGGGGTTCTCGCCCGACGACCTGCTCGACCCCGTGGCCAACTACTACCGGACCGACGGCGTCCTCCACTCGATGCCGTTCAACGCGTCGACGCCCGTGCTGTACTACGACCGCGCGGCGTTCGAGCGCGCCGGGTTGGACCCCGACGACCCGCCGGAGACGTTCGACGAGGTCCGCCGCTGCGCGGAGCGGCTCGTCGAGCGCGGCGCGACGGAGACGGGAATCACGTTCGCGACGTACTCGTGGTTCGTCGAGCAGTGGTTCGCCGAGGCCGGCGAGCCGCTCGTCGACGCCGACAACGGGCGGGGCGGCACGCCGACCGAGAGCCGGCTCGACGGGCCGGTCGGCGAGCGGGTCTACCGCTGGATCGCCGACATGGCGGCCGACGGCCTCTACCACGACCCCGGCATCGAGGCCCGCGGGCAGGCCCGCGAGGCGTTCCACGAGGGGCGCGCCGGGATGCTGATCGGCTCAACCTCCGCGATGGTCGACGTCCGGGAGGGGGCCTCCTTCCCCGTCGGGGTCGGCTACTTCCCGGTCGCGGACGAGCGGCACGGCGTCGTCGTCGGCGGCGGGTCGCTGTGGGTCGCGGACGGCGCGTCGACGGCCGAGCAGCGCGCGGCCGCGGCGTTCCTCGGCTGGCTCGCGGCGCCGGAGCGGCAGGCGCGCTGGCACCGCGAGACCGGCTACTTCCCGGTCCACGAGGGCGCGGTCGACCGGCTCGACCGCGACGGGTGGTTCGACGAGAACCCCGGTTACCGCACCGCGATAAACCAGTTGCTCGACGCCGAGGACGCGGTCGCCACGACCGGCGCCCGGATCGGCCCGTTCGATACGGTCCGGACGCTCGTCGCCGAGGCGTCCGTCGACGCCCGCGAGCACGGGGTCGACTCCGCGGTCGAACGGCTCGCCGACAGCACCGCCCTGCAGCTCGAACGGTACGCCGAGGAGCGCGCCGACGGCTCGTAG
- a CDS encoding dihydrofolate reductase: MRLVSVAALAENRVIGNEGEVPWPHIEADVRQYRERVAGSPVILGRRTFDSMRDDLPGSRQIVVSRSVEAVDAPTAVVANDVETAIDLARDLVGTAAPTADAEAAGAGADADRVAAEADPIPEESTDPGGTDTAGGTDDPVYVLGGGGIYELFQPHLDGMVLSHVDGVYEGDTYYPEWDESEWEIAAETAYDRFTLREWTRRER; encoded by the coding sequence GTGAGACTCGTCAGCGTCGCCGCGCTCGCGGAGAACCGGGTGATCGGGAACGAGGGGGAGGTACCGTGGCCCCACATCGAGGCGGACGTTCGGCAGTACCGCGAGCGCGTCGCGGGCTCGCCGGTAATCCTCGGCCGCCGCACCTTCGACTCGATGCGCGACGACCTCCCCGGCAGCCGGCAGATCGTCGTGAGCCGGAGCGTCGAGGCGGTGGACGCCCCGACCGCGGTCGTCGCGAACGACGTCGAGACGGCGATCGACCTGGCCCGCGACCTCGTCGGAACGGCCGCCCCGACGGCGGACGCCGAGGCGGCCGGAGCGGGCGCCGACGCGGACCGGGTCGCCGCCGAGGCGGATCCGATACCCGAGGAGTCGACGGACCCCGGCGGGACCGACACCGCCGGCGGGACCGACGACCCCGTCTACGTCCTCGGCGGGGGCGGGATCTACGAGCTGTTCCAGCCGCACCTCGACGGGATGGTCCTCAGCCACGTCGACGGCGTCTACGAGGGGGACACGTACTACCCCGAGTGGGACGAGAGCGAGTGGGAGATCGCGGCGGAGACGGCGTACGACCGGTTCACGCTGCGCGAGTGGACGCGTCGGGAGCGCTGA